One genomic window of Caldivirga maquilingensis IC-167 includes the following:
- a CDS encoding DUF2250 domain-containing protein: MNELTDKDIAVLVHLKKANVDYGKSIALNTGIPLQEVLQILDKLEYMGLVERVKGGKTLKRSVARFKLSSEVRRHHVYYRLSRSGELLIRASVKRSKR, from the coding sequence ATGAATGAGCTTACGGATAAGGATATTGCAGTCCTAGTTCACTTAAAGAAGGCTAATGTTGATTACGGTAAATCCATTGCATTAAACACCGGGATACCTCTACAGGAGGTTTTGCAAATACTTGATAAGCTTGAATACATGGGCCTAGTGGAGAGGGTTAAGGGTGGTAAAACCCTTAAGAGGAGTGTGGCTAGGTTTAAGCTTAGCAGTGAGGTTAGGAGGCATCACGTCTACTATAGATTAAGCAGAAGCGGTGAATTACTTATCAGGGCTAGTGTTAAACGTAGTAAGCGGTAG
- a CDS encoding Fis family transcriptional regulator, with protein sequence MDLEDLRALMSMIKAKLMNRPIALCDIGDADGLTSAALFLMKYPNGLVVFAPPSKVQRGWLYRLIEWDFVADLPCPGKAVIRADHHRTNKPCAKFEYYDPEAPCSAYMAAKGLNLNDLKAQDLVKVAIETDTANIVSREAEEIDMAARFSSYSEKIRLAKALAQGGLMALNEPWVKTIVERGYRAKELMLKIADQLPIDNVVNVYFSERVGSLSYRQLTIELQKRGAGMVNILVKLGSRTFRYYCGADKSRFDCTRIASALGGGGHPYAAGAQYKAPLLKPRQGLELFIKVLKDKLNMDKLSLVEVLNDTNGVSIRRLQV encoded by the coding sequence GTGGACCTGGAGGACTTAAGAGCATTAATGAGTATGATTAAGGCTAAGTTAATGAACAGGCCCATTGCCTTATGCGACATAGGGGATGCTGATGGCTTAACCAGTGCGGCTTTATTCCTCATGAAGTACCCAAACGGTTTAGTGGTATTCGCCCCACCAAGTAAGGTGCAGAGGGGTTGGTTATACAGGTTGATTGAGTGGGATTTCGTAGCCGACTTACCCTGTCCAGGGAAGGCCGTGATTAGGGCTGATCACCACAGGACCAATAAGCCGTGCGCCAAATTCGAGTACTATGATCCAGAGGCACCTTGCTCAGCCTACATGGCGGCTAAGGGACTTAACCTTAATGACTTGAAGGCTCAGGACCTTGTTAAGGTGGCTATAGAGACTGATACAGCTAACATAGTCTCCAGGGAGGCGGAGGAAATAGATATGGCTGCCAGGTTCTCCAGCTACAGTGAGAAGATTAGGTTGGCTAAGGCGCTGGCGCAGGGAGGGTTAATGGCGCTTAATGAGCCTTGGGTTAAGACCATTGTGGAGAGGGGGTATAGGGCTAAGGAGCTTATGTTGAAGATAGCTGATCAATTACCAATAGATAACGTGGTTAACGTATACTTTAGTGAGAGGGTAGGTAGCTTATCCTACAGGCAGTTAACGATAGAGCTTCAAAAGAGAGGGGCTGGTATGGTTAATATACTGGTTAAACTAGGTTCAAGAACCTTCAGGTATTATTGCGGAGCCGATAAGTCGAGATTCGACTGCACAAGGATAGCCTCAGCCCTGGGTGGTGGCGGGCATCCATATGCCGCTGGGGCTCAGTATAAGGCACCCTTGCTTAAGCCTAGGCAGGGCCTCGAGTTATTCATCAAAGTGCTTAAGGATAAGTTAAATATGGATAAGTTAAGCCTAGTGGAGGTGTTGAATGACACCAACGGCGTAAGCATTAGGAGGCTTCAAGTATAG
- a CDS encoding FAD-dependent oxidoreductase: MRVVVIGGGAAGMSAASRIKRIRPDYDVVVFESTNIVSHAPCGIPYFLEGLFNDESLFMHYTPDYFTSVRGVRVRVNESVVKVGDGFIITNTGNRVNWDYLVLATGSVPRIPNIPISGNKVFTIHHPSRAVEVRRILDSVNVIGIVGSGYIGLEVAEAMRVKGKEVIIVSRSSYPLSRSLDSDLGALVTEELIKSGVKVKLNERLIEIGRQGDSQVIITDSGKYIVDAVILATGIAPNVELASMLNLRIGETGAVWVNEHMATSRENVYAAGDVAETINVVTNEPYWHPFGTTANKMGYTAGSNIAGLRLRFPGVAGTSMTRFMNMYVASTGLTESEAVKHGLRVASTVIRARTRARYYPGDGELIVKLIAEKGSGRIIGGQFIGSDGGQVLGRVNTLASLIYKKATVEDLFLTDLAYLPPVTQVWDPLIIAARQLFNKL; the protein is encoded by the coding sequence ATGCGAGTAGTAGTGATTGGTGGTGGAGCCGCCGGTATGAGTGCAGCATCAAGGATTAAGAGAATTAGACCTGACTACGACGTGGTGGTTTTTGAGTCAACTAACATAGTTAGTCACGCCCCATGTGGTATACCCTACTTCCTGGAGGGTCTTTTCAATGATGAATCACTCTTCATGCATTACACACCCGACTACTTCACTAGTGTTAGGGGTGTTAGGGTGAGGGTTAATGAGAGTGTTGTTAAAGTGGGTGATGGATTCATTATTACTAATACTGGTAATCGCGTGAATTGGGATTACTTAGTGTTAGCCACAGGATCAGTACCAAGGATCCCAAACATACCCATTAGCGGTAATAAAGTATTCACAATACACCACCCCTCCAGGGCCGTGGAGGTTAGGAGAATTCTTGATTCGGTTAATGTTATTGGTATTGTTGGTTCAGGTTACATTGGGCTTGAGGTTGCTGAGGCAATGAGGGTTAAGGGTAAGGAGGTTATTATTGTGAGTAGATCAAGTTACCCATTAAGTAGGTCACTGGATAGTGACTTAGGTGCATTAGTTACTGAGGAATTGATTAAAAGTGGGGTTAAGGTTAAGCTGAATGAGAGACTTATTGAAATAGGCAGGCAGGGTGATTCCCAGGTAATAATCACTGATTCAGGTAAATACATTGTTGATGCCGTTATTCTAGCCACAGGCATAGCACCTAATGTTGAATTAGCCAGTATGCTTAATTTAAGGATTGGGGAAACCGGGGCCGTATGGGTTAATGAACACATGGCTACGAGTAGGGAGAATGTTTACGCAGCCGGTGATGTTGCTGAGACTATTAATGTGGTGACCAATGAACCCTACTGGCATCCATTCGGCACCACTGCTAATAAGATGGGTTACACTGCTGGTAGTAATATAGCTGGCTTAAGGTTAAGATTCCCTGGGGTAGCTGGTACATCAATGACTAGGTTTATGAACATGTACGTGGCTTCAACAGGCTTAACTGAGAGTGAGGCTGTGAAGCATGGTTTAAGAGTGGCCTCCACTGTGATAAGGGCTAGGACGAGGGCTAGGTACTATCCAGGTGATGGGGAGCTTATCGTTAAATTAATCGCTGAGAAGGGTTCAGGGAGGATAATTGGTGGTCAATTCATTGGTAGTGATGGTGGACAGGTACTTGGTAGGGTTAATACATTAGCCTCATTAATATATAAGAAGGCTACAGTGGAGGATCTATTCCTAACCGACCTAGCTTACCTTCCACCTGTCACCCAGGTTTGGGACCCATTAATAATAGCTGCGCGTCAATTATTCAATAAACTGTAA
- a CDS encoding aldo/keto reductase produces MEYRLFGKSGVRVSAIGMGTYYDPLWIAASMIGLKPSRNRKLQALRVGLENGINLIDTAEIYGSEPIVGEAIRGFNRDELFIATKVWPSHLKYDSVIKAAQGSLRRLGVKYIDLYQIHFPNRRVPIEETMRAMEYLVDKGIVRFIGLSNFNLNQVIEAQQALKKYEVTALQLPYSLVDRRIEGDIIPYAKKENIAILCYYPLGHGRLVREFPSDLINLVKSNHGDKTPAQIALNWIISKHENAFPIPRASNPIHVRENLDAVGWRLSEEEIKAIEAWFQGK; encoded by the coding sequence GTGGAGTATAGGTTATTTGGGAAGAGTGGGGTTAGGGTTTCCGCAATAGGCATGGGTACTTACTATGATCCACTGTGGATTGCAGCATCCATGATTGGTTTAAAACCCTCCAGGAATAGAAAACTGCAAGCCTTAAGGGTTGGGTTAGAGAATGGCATTAACCTAATTGATACCGCTGAAATATATGGTAGTGAACCCATTGTTGGTGAGGCTATTAGGGGGTTTAATAGGGATGAATTATTCATAGCCACTAAGGTTTGGCCAAGCCACCTTAAGTATGATTCAGTGATTAAGGCTGCTCAAGGCAGCTTAAGGAGACTTGGCGTTAAGTACATTGACCTCTACCAGATCCATTTCCCAAACAGGAGGGTACCCATTGAGGAGACTATGAGAGCTATGGAGTACCTGGTGGATAAGGGTATTGTGAGATTCATTGGCTTAAGCAACTTCAACCTGAATCAGGTAATTGAGGCTCAGCAGGCTTTAAAAAAGTATGAGGTTACCGCACTTCAATTACCCTATAGCCTAGTGGATAGGAGGATTGAGGGGGATATTATACCGTACGCTAAGAAGGAGAATATTGCCATACTATGCTACTACCCCCTGGGTCATGGTAGATTAGTGAGGGAGTTTCCAAGTGATTTAATAAACCTGGTTAAGAGTAATCATGGGGATAAGACACCTGCCCAAATAGCCTTAAACTGGATAATAAGTAAGCATGAGAACGCATTCCCAATACCCAGGGCATCTAATCCAATCCACGTAAGGGAGAACCTTGATGCAGTGGGTTGGAGGCTAAGTGAGGAGGAGATTAAGGCCATTGAGGCGTGGTTCCAGGGTAAGTAG
- a CDS encoding M24 family metallopeptidase produces the protein MGVGRFANRLRAFMNNARGLGVELAVVSTPVNIRYLTGARIETFERFGALLICLRNGESTLIIPKLDEGKVKELDLNYLTYTDSEGPRALVERVTSNCGNATVVGFESNAPLRHFWLLRSVLGGFKDLPIDDALVSLRIMKDEEEISNIKAAVKAIEKGFEAVENSLRAGLTEVKLAEVIRDVISSAGAEPRDILVQSGPNSAIPHWLPSSRRISDNDVVVIDLTATYNDYYGDLTRTFTVGNVNDEFIKIYNLVKRAHDEAITAVKDGVTGSYIDSVARRIIREGGYGEYFIHRTGHGIGLEVHEEPYISSDYVKALPRGSVFTIEPGIYLQGRFGVRLESNVVINSNGVVEVLDSYWPSINHAD, from the coding sequence ATGGGGGTTGGTCGATTCGCCAATAGGCTTAGGGCATTCATGAATAATGCCAGGGGCCTTGGGGTTGAATTAGCGGTGGTCTCTACCCCAGTTAACATTAGGTACTTAACGGGTGCTCGTATTGAAACCTTTGAGAGGTTTGGTGCCTTACTAATATGTCTACGTAACGGGGAGTCTACATTAATAATACCTAAGCTTGATGAGGGGAAGGTTAAGGAACTTGATTTAAACTACTTAACCTACACTGACTCAGAGGGGCCTAGGGCACTTGTTGAGAGGGTTACTTCAAACTGCGGTAATGCCACTGTGGTTGGTTTTGAATCCAATGCACCCCTGAGGCATTTTTGGTTGCTTAGAAGCGTACTAGGTGGCTTTAAGGATTTGCCGATTGATGATGCATTAGTAAGCCTCAGGATTATGAAGGATGAGGAGGAGATTAGTAATATTAAGGCTGCTGTTAAGGCAATTGAGAAGGGGTTTGAGGCTGTGGAGAATTCATTAAGGGCCGGGTTAACTGAGGTTAAGCTGGCTGAGGTAATAAGAGACGTCATCTCCAGTGCTGGTGCTGAGCCAAGGGATATACTTGTTCAATCAGGTCCAAATTCAGCAATACCTCATTGGCTACCCAGCAGTAGACGCATTAGTGATAATGATGTCGTGGTTATTGACTTAACGGCAACATACAATGACTATTACGGTGACTTAACGAGAACATTCACCGTGGGTAATGTTAATGATGAGTTCATAAAAATCTATAACCTAGTTAAAAGAGCCCACGATGAAGCAATAACCGCGGTTAAGGATGGTGTCACTGGATCGTATATTGACTCAGTGGCTAGGCGTATAATAAGGGAGGGGGGTTATGGTGAATACTTCATACATAGGACTGGTCATGGAATCGGGCTTGAGGTGCATGAGGAACCATACATAAGTAGTGATTATGTTAAGGCATTACCCAGAGGCTCAGTGTTCACCATAGAACCAGGCATATATCTTCAGGGTAGGTTTGGTGTAAGGCTTGAAAGTAATGTGGTAATAAATAGTAATGGTGTTGTGGAGGTCCTTGACTCATACTGGCCAAGCATTAATCATGCTGATTAA
- a CDS encoding nucleotidyltransferase domain-containing protein, which translates to MLGEFPWRNYGVVFAVLYGSRAWGGVVKGDWDIAVYLEDAERDVDLQYALARFLGVRDEDVDLLVLNDYESIPCTLVTSALGKGKLLYTRDIDEYLDIMLRILKPCIDFIIDSEKLDLLGTQFNAVVSKWGQ; encoded by the coding sequence GTGCTTGGGGAATTTCCATGGCGTAACTACGGGGTCGTCTTCGCGGTGCTTTATGGATCCAGGGCTTGGGGCGGTGTGGTTAAGGGTGATTGGGATATTGCCGTTTACCTTGAGGATGCGGAGAGGGATGTAGACCTACAGTATGCGTTGGCTAGGTTTCTGGGTGTTAGGGATGAGGATGTAGACCTACTGGTGCTCAATGACTATGAGTCTATACCATGCACATTAGTGACAAGCGCCCTGGGCAAGGGTAAGCTCCTGTACACGAGGGATATTGATGAGTACCTGGATATTATGTTAAGGATTTTGAAACCCTGCATAGACTTCATTATAGATTCAGAGAAGCTAGACCTACTGGGAACCCAGTTCAACGCGGTGGTTAGTAAATGGGGACAATAA
- a CDS encoding 50S ribosomal protein L37ae: protein MPFSHTKIVGPTGRFGARYGMGIRRKVLQIEVKQRGMHRCPQCRSLVRLKRLAFGIWQCPKCGFTFAGGAYIPQTIMGRTITPEELKAPERQKQVWKESMRQRATE from the coding sequence GTGCCATTCAGTCACACTAAGATTGTTGGACCAACTGGTAGATTCGGCGCCAGGTACGGGATGGGGATTAGGAGGAAGGTGCTTCAGATAGAGGTTAAGCAAAGGGGAATGCATAGGTGCCCGCAATGCAGGTCACTGGTTAGGCTTAAGAGACTTGCCTTCGGTATCTGGCAATGCCCAAAATGCGGCTTCACATTCGCCGGTGGGGCTTATATTCCTCAAACCATAATGGGTAGGACAATCACGCCGGAGGAGCTTAAGGCACCTGAGAGGCAGAAGCAGGTTTGGAAGGAGTCCATGAGACAGAGGGCAACAGAGTAA
- a CDS encoding cupin domain-containing protein: MSYTLVNVNDVKPEPLNIKGSAGVFTQWLVSKGNGSSKYAVRRQLIKPGGKAPLHRHAYDETFLVLNGRGVMTINGESIEVKPGVCVFVPSKMPHSIRNTGDYDLELITVISYEEDMSIEVLE; this comes from the coding sequence ATGAGTTACACCTTAGTTAACGTAAACGACGTTAAACCAGAGCCCCTTAATATAAAGGGTTCAGCGGGTGTGTTTACCCAATGGTTAGTTAGTAAAGGTAATGGCTCAAGTAAATACGCTGTTAGAAGGCAGTTAATTAAACCTGGAGGCAAGGCGCCGCTTCATAGGCATGCCTATGATGAAACATTCCTAGTACTAAATGGTAGAGGCGTTATGACTATTAATGGCGAATCCATTGAAGTTAAACCAGGTGTATGCGTGTTCGTGCCATCTAAGATGCCTCACTCAATAAGGAATACCGGTGACTATGACTTAGAGTTAATTACCGTAATATCTTATGAAGAGGACATGAGTATTGAGGTCCTGGAGTAG